The following proteins are co-located in the Panthera uncia isolate 11264 chromosome F1, Puncia_PCG_1.0, whole genome shotgun sequence genome:
- the KIAA0040 gene encoding uncharacterized protein KIAA0040 homolog isoform X1, whose product MEKISSFFSIIWDTILTKHQQGLFNTICLGILLGLPLLVVMTFIFICCHCCWSRPGKSGPQPERNKGKKKKKKRKAEEDLWISAQPKLLQMEKRPSLPV is encoded by the coding sequence ATGGAGAAGATCAGCTCTTTCTTCAGCATCATTTGGGACACCATCTTGACCAAACACCAACAGGGCCTCTTTAACACCATCTGCCTGGGCATCCTGCTGGGGCTGCCACTACTAGTGGTCATGACATTCATCTTCATCTGTTGCCACTGCTGCTGGAGCCGGCCAGGCAAGAGTGGCCCACAGCCGGAGCgaaacaaagggaagaagaaaaagaagaagaggaaggccGAGGAAGACCTCTGGATCTCTGCTCAGCCCAAGCTTCTCCAGATGGAAAAGAGGCCATCACTGCCTGTCTAG